CATCAGACGAGACGGGCCGCCGGTTCGTGACAGCCGGGTAGACATTCAGGACCCCAAGAATTCGCCAAGAATCCTTACAGGAGCGCCCCGGACTCTGGATGGGTGGCACAGCCGACGTCGTCTTACTGGACTTACACCGCGATTCCGATGGTCAACGACCTCGAGGAGCAAGCGCACGAGGAGGTGCTGGTCGCCGACGCGCGGCTCGACCAGCCCGGCATCTGCGCCGCGGTGGAGGCGGTCTTCGAGGCCAACCCCACCCTGGGCGCGGTGTTCGAACCGAGCCACGACCACTGGCTGTCCAGGCCGGGCGGCGCCTGGAGCTGGGCAGTCGAGCCGCCGGGCACCACGGTGACCGAGGTGATCGCGCGCCAGCGCGCCGGCTACG
The nucleotide sequence above comes from Mycobacterium kiyosense. Encoded proteins:
- a CDS encoding hypothetical protein (frameshifted, deletion at around 1268208), whose product is MAQPTSSYWTYTAIPMVNDLEEQAHEEVLVADARLDQPGICAAVEAVFEANPTLGAVFEPSHDHWLSRPGGAWSWAVEPPGTTVTEVIARQRAGYDKRTGRLFAVSLLPGARDRLVLTASRLCVDDIVWRAVVDGLMTAYRGGALAPDATYRARNRGGCSWAWWRAGRRRRSPVAPAVSAH